Genomic segment of Cytobacillus suaedae:
AACATATAATGATGCAGTTGTACCAGCAGATAATGCATAAGTAACTAGTACTTTATTAGCATCTGTGCCATGTGGAGCGATTGCTGTTACAGGGTTTCCGTTAACACGAACAACTGATGGAAGAGTTCCAACTGCTTCAGAGAACTCGACTACGATTTGTCCATTAACATATGAAGTTCCAACTACTTGTGGACTAACTGTATCTTCGTAAGTTAAGATTGTGCTGTATTTAACAGTTGTAACTACATCTCCGTTAGCATCTTTCTTAGTAGTTGCAACAGGGTTTACTACTAATACTTGATCTTCACCTTCAACATCAGCAGCAAAAGTTAATGTAACAGACTTTTTGTCAGCTGATAATTTTGCTGAAGTAGGGTTAACTGAATCTAATGTGTAGTTTGCAACATCTGTAGCATCGTTAGCTAAGAATGAGTTTTCACCTTCAAGTACAGAAGTAAATGAAACTACTAATTGTTTAGAGTTGATAGCTGATACAGATTTAACTTCTGGAGTTAATTGTGCTTCTAAAGCAGCTTTACGATCAGCTAATTTGTTTTTAATAGCAGCATTTGATACTTCATTCATGAACTTTTCAACTTCAGCAAGGTGTGCAGCAGCTTTGTCCATGTTGTTAGCAGCAAGAGCTTTATCCATTGAGTCTAACTCGATTTTAACAGTTACAGCGAATTTAGCGTTATCTCTTACAACTTCAGCTGATTGCTTGTAAGCAGCACGGATTGCATCACGAGTTGATTTACCATATACACGGTCAAGTAAGATTGCTTGCTTACGAATTTCAGTTGATAATTCGTGGTAAGCTTGCTCAGTTGAATTGTCGATAACGTTAGCAGCAAGTTTAGCTTCTAAAGCTTGTTTTTTAGCTGAGATTTTCTCACCAGCTGTGATAGCATCGATGTAAGCCATAGTACGGTTGATGTGTAATGTTACGTTAGCTTCGATGTCAGCAAGTAAAGCAGTTTTTTCGCTACCGCTTAATTTGTTTACAGCAGCTACTGCAGCATCACGTGCATCTTTAGCAGCATTGTATTGTGCCCATGGACGAGTTGTTCCGTCAGCAGAACCTTCCATTGAGATAGCCCATTTTAATACTGTAGCAGCATCCTTAGCTTTGCTTACTAGAGTTTGAGCATCAGTAGTAGATGCAGCTTGAGCTGGATTAGCAGCAACAAATGCAGTTGCAGCGATAGCAGTAGATGTTAAAACTTTGATTGCTTTTTTCTTTGACATTCTTCTATTCTCTCCCTTTTTGAGTTTCTAGATGTCTCTCTAATTAAAACGCTCTGGTTAAAGAGCATGTTTTAAAGTAAGTAATATTGTAGTCGGCTTTGTCTGTCTCAACTACTATTACTATATTAATAGATTCTGGGGGTAAGTTAAATGCAAAGAATATGGATACACATGTTACTTTTGGATAGGTAGGAATGATTATCCATTATTGGGAAATTAAAAAAAGCCAACCGGAGATGGTTGGCTTTGAGGTTATTTGCCTTTCGCTTGATCATTAAGCATTGTGCTTGTAATAATGCGTTCTGATTCATTTGTTTCTTGTATATCTACATGTTGATTATCCTGGTTATACACGCCATTAATTGACGTTATATAAATTGACCCTATACCAAAATTGTTTTCATATAAGATAGGGGTCCTAAAGGTAAGGCTTAATTTACTTTCTTGTTCTTCAATACCAATAGGAAAAATAGCTTTCCTACCAATTGCATCTACTAGTTCAATTGTTGGATTATCTTCTCCATACAATTTATCATTATATAGTAGAGAAATGTCAATTTGATCGCCAAAGCCTACTACCCCATCCATATTCCCTGTAAATCCAATGGATGTTAATTTTATCGGACCTTCGTTAATAACTGGAACCAATGACATATTTTTGTCACTAGAGGTCATTCCATTTTCTAGTGGTACTCCCTGGATACTTTGAATGGCTATAAAGTGGTTAGGCTTACCCTGGGTTAACGATACTTGTTGAATAAACCACGAACCATCATTATTTACTATAGTTTCATCAACTAATTGATCTATATCCTTATCAAATACTCCAAGCTCACCATGATCTATGAAAACAGATATTTTCATACCTGGTTGACCATGCCCTAAAAGTCTATACGTTTCACCATCATATCTCACATCTCTTGATGGAGAAATAATAGTTAAAGGTGCGGTATTAGAATTTAATATAGAAAAAATAGAGTTTATTGACTCATTAGTGTTATATCTCATATAAAGAGTTGCAGACTGATTATAGTGATCAAAGAATTCTTTGAAAGTAGCTATCCTTCCGTTTACTATGACAATGTCATCACTTTTAACATAATATTTTTGAGCGTTTGTACCCGAACCAATAACAAAGTATGATTCTACCTCATCAGAATAACCAGAATCTATGATGACTGTTTGCTCAATATCACTCGCTTCTTCATAAAAGTAACTTTTACCAACCTCTTTTTTAGGTTCATTACTTTCGAGTATCCCGTTCCCATTTAAATCTAGACCAACTACCGGAATCACTTCATCTGCTTTATTAGAAAATAGGATAAAACTGATTTTCCCATCTGGTCTAGTATATCCACTCCAATATTTACTACCATCCAGAGAATCTTTACTACTTAATATATCCGTATTAACGGAATATAAGAATGGAAATTCTGTATGGTTCGTTAGATTGCCTTTATCCTCTAATCCATTCCTTGTTAAATATACAATAACTTTTCCTGTATAGGGGGACCCATCAGTATTTACAAATGTGGAGTCGTACACACGAGCACCAGTAGTAACTGTCCTCAAGGTTCTTATATTATCTTCGGAAAGTTGTATTTGATTCGTTGAATTCAGTGGAGTAGAAAATGCTAGATTTGTTCTTTCCCCCTTGAAATAAAGTAAATACTCTTTTCCTTGAGACACTGGAGATGTAATAAGCGTTACCTCCAATTTATCATCACTAAGTATTCCGTTGGTAACATGTAAACTATTATTAAAAGAGAAATAACCAGCAGGTAATAGATTTTCCAGTGGCTTATTGAGATACACCTTGATAGTTTTATTATTTACGTATTCTAATTTGTAAGGAATTGTTTCTACCCTTTTCATTAATGTTTTATAAACGTTTGTAAGATCTTCTTTAAAAAGAGCCGTAAAACCAATAAATTTCTCAACCTCTAATTGATGGGTAACTACATTCATATTATTGTTACTCTCTAAGGATTGTTCCATCAAGTCTAATTCCATTTTAACCGTTACATCATATTTATTAGCCTTAGCAACCGATTCAGCACTATACTTATAATTTGTTCTAATTAAATCACGAGTTGATTGACCATATACACGATCAAGGAGTACTCCTTGTTTACGAATTTCTTTCGTTAGTAAGTGATATGAGCTTACTACTTTATCAATGTCTTTGGTTCTTATAGCATCTTCTAATCTCTTTTTTGACTCTGTAATTTTTTCTCCTGCTGTTATGGCATCGATATAATGTATCGCTCGGTTAATTTGTAACTCTGAACCATGTAAACTTGTTTCATATACTCCCCTTTGTAATGGAGTTAAATTATTAATCGATACAAGGGCATTTTTATATGCAGATTTGGCGTTATTGTACTCTATCCAAGGACGAGTCTTACCGTCTCCAGTTCCTTCAATTGAAATAGCCCACTTTAATACCTTAGATGTTGATTCTGCTTTTTCAACCAAACTATCAACTTGGGAATTAGCCATTGAATTGATAGGGGTAATAAATAGAATTGTAGAGAATATTCCTGCTAAGATACAAAAATTAAGTAAGTTATTCCTACAAAAAAAAGCCATGAAACATAGACTCCTTTCATATTTTCATAACATTATTATAAATTATTAAGTTATTATTCTAGCATGGTAATTACTACCTCTAGTGTAGTTATTCTTTGAGTAATAAAAAAATACCTCGATTGAATAACCGAGGTCAGTTAAGTGTTATTTAAGTATTATTGCTCTTCAACTGTTACACCTAAATTGAATAAGAATGCACCTGGTCTAACATAATAAGGAAGAACTATTGTCTGATTTGTTCCATCGACACCCAATATATTGTTTAAACGAACCCTTCTTCCTGAGTAATGATGCAAATAAAATACATATCTTCCATCTTGTAATTCACGAATTGTAGTGGTTTCCGGTCATAAGAATATTAGTATCGTCCCATTTTAAACAACTGAAGGTCTATAGAAAACATAATGCTCCATTTCAACACCTTCAAATACCTAGACATTGTTTTGGTATTTTTACTCCATTTCCTATCTTTACGTTTTTAGAAATGTTAACATTCTGCTTCTAGAGAAAATTTCCCTCCTATTTTAGCACCTTTAAGTCGTGACAGAAATTCCACACCTTAGTGCCTTCTCCTATTTTTACCTTTTCACCAATATAACTGCTCCCGAATAGGTAGTAACTCACGAGTTAAATTCCAGTCTATGTACTTATTAATCGAAAGCAAAGGCAATAAGCTATAACGAACATCTAGTATTTATTTAGTATGTTATAATAATTAATAGTCTTCTCTAGCATTACACATCAAATACTATAAATAAACTAATTAATTAAGGATTATAATTTAATATATTTATTTTGCTTGTCCACATTTTTTAATGCATTTCGTGTATCAAAAATCACCGGACTGTGTTGTGCAATTAATTCATAATCAAAGTCAGAGTGGTCAGTAGTAACCATTACTAGATCTGAGTTTTTCAGAAGCTCTTCAGTTAGTTCAACAGTTTCTACAACACGGTTGCAAGAACGGAATGATGTTACATAAGGATCTACTACTGAGAAATCAGCACCTTGTTTATCTAAAATATCAAGGATGTTTAACACTGGGGATTCCCTTACATCATCAATATCTTTTTTATAAGCTACACCTAATAGAGTAATTTTCGCACCACGTAACGCTTTTCCATCTTCGTTTAAGATGTGCATTGCACGGTTAACTACGAATTCAGGCATGCCATTGTTAATTTCACCAGCAAGCTCGATTAAACGAGTGTGGTAGTTATATTCACGTGCTTTCCATGTTAAGTAGAATGGATCGATTGGAATACAGTGACCGCCTAGACCAGGACCTGGGTAGAATGCCATGAATCCGTAAGGCTTTGATTTAGCAGCATCAATTACTTCCCATACATCGATTCCCATTTTGTCACAAAGAATTGCCATTTCGTTTGCTAATGCAATGTTAATATGACGGAACGTATTTTCGAAGATTTTTTCCATTTCCGCAACAGCTGGACTTGAAACTTCATGTACATCTCCCTCTAACACACTACGGTATAGCGATGCTGCCACTTTTGTACAATTATCAGTAATACCACCAACAACTTTGGGTGTATTTTTTGTTTTAAATTGTTTGTTACCTGGATCTACACGCTCTGGTGAGTAGGCAACGAATACAGATTCACCAGTTACTAACCCTTTAGCTTCTAATGCCGGACGTACGATTTCTTCAGTAGTACCAGGGTAAGTTGTAGATTCTAAAACAACAAGCATTCCCTCATGTGCATACTTTGCAATTTCAGTTGCAGAGCTTTTTACATATGAAGTATCTGGTTGTTGATAAATATCAAGTGGTGTTGGCACACAAATTGCCACTGCATCCACATCAGCAATACGAGCATAATCAGTTGTTGCAACTAGCTGACCGCTTTTAATCATTTGGCTTAAATCTTCGTTCACAACATCACCGATATAGTTAATACCCATATTCACTTGTTCTACACGGCTTTCTTGTACGTCAAAACCAATTACTTTGTAGCCTGCTTTCGCTTTTTCAACAGCTAATGGTAAACCTACATAACCTAGTCCTACTACACCGATAACTGCTTCTTTATTTTCAATTTTAGATTGTAATAATCTCAAAAACTCCAACCTTGATCACCCTTATTAAAAGATTTAACAAATGTATTACTATTATCTATATAGTAATTATAGCCTAAAAAAGAATCCTAGTTTTTCTTGGACATCTTTGTTTAATTTAAATTAGTTCAAAATTTATTATACAAAACACATTACAAGCACTCTGTACTCCAGTATCGATAAGATTAAAACTTAAAACTTAAGTTAATATTTTAGAATTGTTTTAGTATCATCTCTTATATTTAATTTTTCTAATTACCCTTTCAGTAACCCAAGATAAATCTAACTTTGCTAGATATGTTGGAGAGGCATAGTGATTGTCCTTTTTCTCTAATAGATACTCAAGTATTTTACCTGCAGGTACAAACCACCCATCTCTATTTGATAGTTCTTTTATTTTTTGTTCAAACTCTGCGTCAATTTTACCATTCTTTATAAAGCCATCTGTAAAATGAGTATATATGATACAACATCCTTTTTCTTCTTCAAGCTTATCTAAATTCTCTTTTGATAGTAGGTCATTAAATTCCTGAACGGTATGGGCATCTGAAGAACTAAACCAATAATTTGAATATTTTTCTTTTGATTTAACCTTATAAGGCATCTTAGAATCATATTTAAGGGTATTTATCCCAGTAAAAACATGATTTCTAATATATTTTATATGCTTTTTAGATGCATCTCCCCAAAAAAACTCTGAACTTTCATCCTCTCCAAAATAACTTCTTTTTTCACCATATAGTATCTTTACAAGTTTGTTAATTATAGTGAAACGTTTGTCACCCCAATAAATATTATCTTTATTACTTGCATGGTTGATTTGCATTCTAGGATAATAGCCTAGTAATCTATTAAAATCATCTAATCCTTCTAATATTTCTTTTCTTGTAAAGTCTCCAGAACCAACATTATGAAGGGCAATTTCAAAACCAATTTCCTCTAAGTCTTTTACAAATTGAAGATAATTAGGATCAGATAGGCTTTGCCCAGTATAAGAATCTCTAGGTGGATAGACCCAAACTGTCTTAGTAGTATAAAGACCTAATTCACCCAGTAAATCATATATAGGACCGACATTTTCTACGGTACTGTTGTCTGTATCATCTATTATAGTAAAAGCAAACTTCTTATTCTCCGGCCACACAACTATTCACCCTCTAAACTAAAAGTGTATTATAAAAATATAGCTCCTACAGCTATATTTCAACTTCAACATTGCATTTCATAAAAAACCACATAATTTATTAAATTTAAGGTACTAACACTATTTTATTAGATATATTTAATCATAATACTTATTATAATCCCAAACTGTATTATTAACATACCTGTTTAATCCCTTGTTCAAAAGTATATATTGGTACCTATCATAGGTCTTTATTGACATTTGCATCCAAGACTATCTATTACAAAAGTGATCAACTTATCACTTTTTCCTAATAATTCTAGTATGTTTCCTGCAACCTCGTTATTCTTTTTTTAATTATTACCACTGATGTTACCTGGTTCAACACGCTCAGGTGAGTGGGCAACTAAAACAGTATCACCAGTCTTTAAACCCTTAGCTTCTAAAGATGGACGTACGATTTATTAAGTTGTCCAGGACATGTTTTAGATTCTAAAACAACAAGCATTCCCTCATGTGCATACTTAGCAATTTCAGGTGCAGATTTCTTTACATAAGAGGTATCAGGTTGTTGAACAATATCAAGTCGCTACTGCATCAACATCAGCAATACGTGCATAATCAGTTGTTGCAACAAGTTGACCACTTTTAATCATTTGGCGTAAATCTTCATTTACAACAGCAACGAAATAGTTACTTCCATATTCACTTGTTCTACACGGCTTTCTTGCACACATTTATTATAATGACTACTTTAAAAATACAAGACTTGAAATTTTTGTTCTTATTAAGTTAATTATTATATTGTCGAATAAGAAAAAGTTAATAATTAATACAAAACCACCCGATAGAACAGCAAATATCAATGTCTCTATGAGTGAAAAGCCAAAGATAATTGTTATATATTTACTTAAATAAGCAATTCCTAGTGAAAATATAAAAGGTAAAAATGTGTAGCCAATCAACCAACGTATTGTGTCATTCCCTATATAATTGTAATGTATATAACTTAAATAAATGATAGTTAGTACCGTCATTAAAATACACCATGATATTGCAGCACCAAAAATACCAAACTTACTTACGAGAATAGGTGTGACAATTAGCGTATACGGGATGCTAGAAATACCTAAAACATTATTGATTTTTGTATTTCCTCTTGATAACAAATACTCATAAGAAATAATTTGCAGGGCAGCGAATGTACTACCTATAACGACATAAAAAGCTGCACTTCTTGCTATATTTGATAAAATTTGATTCCCTGTCCATACCAAAAGTAATTCATATGCATACACTGCTACAAATGTTCCGATACATATGACAGTTATTCCAGCTATTCGATTTAAATTAATATAGCTTTCTTTTTGCATCTTTATATCATTTGTACTAAAATACATCGTTAACTTTGAAAAAGCAGCAGTTGCAATTGCTGTTGAAATAATTGAAGTAAGTTGCCCTAAAGAATAGGTCAAAAAATAAGCACCTACTTCTAATAGAGATAGTAACTTACTTACAACAATTTTATCTAATTGTGAATTTAGAGTGTATACCAAAGAAACTAGGAAAAGTCCGAATGCAAACTCCTTAATTTCTTTAAGGTTAGTAATGTCTGCCAAACTCCATTTTAGTGGAGTATTACCTTCAAGTAATTTTATAACACTAATTCTCACTAGCATTAAAAAAAACAAATCTACTATTATGTGCCAAATATAAAATAAGCGAATATCTTCTTTAATTAACCACAGGACAATTATAACGCCTAAATTCTTAGCTATAGACCATCCAACTAAATACATATTAGCTTTAACCTGATACTCTAATCCTAACAACCCTCCTATATAAAGGTATGATAAGATTTGAAGTGAGATAGTTACACCCATTAGTCGTATAGTAACAATAACTGTTTGCTTATCAAGAGATCCTATATTTAACCAGTGTTCAGCTAAAGCCTCAGCTCCAAGAAAGCATATTATTATTATTAAAAAGGTTATACCAAAATAAACAACCTCTACTGAACGTAACATTTTATATTTTTTCAGCCTAATTTCATCATTATCTTCACCCGAAGCAAATTCCCTTCGAAGTGTTTTTGAGAGACCAAGTCCTAGTAAATTCATTACAGTATATAATGTTGCATAAAATGTAACTAAACCATATGCCTCTTCACCTAAGAAATAAATATAAAGAGGAATAAATAAATATATTGAAAACATACTCCATAGTCTTCCAAAAAGATTAGCTACTACATTAGCAGACATTCTATTTCTGTTTCTATTCATTGAACGCCCCAACATAAAAATCCTTTCTTACTGTAATAATGTGTTAGCTATCGAATAATTAAAGGAATAAATGTGAACAGACAATTATTAACTTAATATAAAACACTTATTTCT
This window contains:
- a CDS encoding nucleotide sugar dehydrogenase, encoding MRLLQSKIENKEAVIGVVGLGYVGLPLAVEKAKAGYKVIGFDVQESRVEQVNMGINYIGDVVNEDLSQMIKSGQLVATTDYARIADVDAVAICVPTPLDIYQQPDTSYVKSSATEIAKYAHEGMLVVLESTTYPGTTEEIVRPALEAKGLVTGESVFVAYSPERVDPGNKQFKTKNTPKVVGGITDNCTKVAASLYRSVLEGDVHEVSSPAVAEMEKIFENTFRHINIALANEMAILCDKMGIDVWEVIDAAKSKPYGFMAFYPGPGLGGHCIPIDPFYLTWKAREYNYHTRLIELAGEINNGMPEFVVNRAMHILNEDGKALRGAKITLLGVAYKKDIDDVRESPVLNILDILDKQGADFSVVDPYVTSFRSCNRVVETVELTEELLKNSDLVMVTTDHSDFDYELIAQHSPVIFDTRNALKNVDKQNKYIKL
- a CDS encoding oligosaccharide flippase family protein, translating into MNRNRNRMSANVVANLFGRLWSMFSIYLFIPLYIYFLGEEAYGLVTFYATLYTVMNLLGLGLSKTLRREFASGEDNDEIRLKKYKMLRSVEVVYFGITFLIIIICFLGAEALAEHWLNIGSLDKQTVIVTIRLMGVTISLQILSYLYIGGLLGLEYQVKANMYLVGWSIAKNLGVIIVLWLIKEDIRLFYIWHIIVDLFFLMLVRISVIKLLEGNTPLKWSLADITNLKEIKEFAFGLFLVSLVYTLNSQLDKIVVSKLLSLLEVGAYFLTYSLGQLTSIISTAIATAAFSKLTMYFSTNDIKMQKESYINLNRIAGITVICIGTFVAVYAYELLLVWTGNQILSNIARSAAFYVVIGSTFAALQIISYEYLLSRGNTKINNVLGISSIPYTLIVTPILVSKFGIFGAAISWCILMTVLTIIYLSYIHYNYIGNDTIRWLIGYTFLPFIFSLGIAYLSKYITIIFGFSLIETLIFAVLSGGFVLIINFFLFDNIIINLIRTKISSLVFLK